ACTCAACATTAAAAAATGAAGTCAATCTTCCAGCTATATCACCATAATGATATAATATAGCTCCTGTTAAACAACTAAATATATATACTTTTTTTAAAAATATATACTTTCTTTGAAACAATAACTTTAACTTTTTATCAAATAAAGTTAATATTACTAAAAATATTATTGAATAAAAGTAAACAATATCAGTACTTTTATCTGAATAACGACCTGTTAAATATACTTGATATATTCCAATTTTTGACAGAAAAATATTAAAATAGCTTTTGAAATCTATAATTGGAAATATTAATATAAAAATATAAATCACTTTTTCTTTTATCTTTAAACTTCTATTTATTAATTTTAAAAATATAGGAAAAGTAAAACAGAAAAAGATAGCTTTATGAAACATTCCACCTATTAAAATCCAAAAGTAATATTTATTTTCATTTTTTTTATATAGTTCAATCAAAGCTAAATATAAAAATGAACAAGCTAGAGCGCTTCTTATCTGTGTAAACTCTTTCAAAAATATCCAACGACAATAATAAAAAGATAATGAATAAAAAAATGAAACAGAAAAAAAATCAATAAATTTATATAAATTATACAAACTTATCCCTGCAACAATAGAAAATAAAACGCTATAATTATCTGTAAAAACTTTTATCATTCCGTTTAAAAAAAGATATAATATTTCAAAACGTGAATCCTTTATAAAATCAAATGAGTATTGAAATTGCTTTAATAAATCAATATACATTTGGTCATCTCTAGCTATATTTCCTCTAAATCCAATAAGGATGACTAAGAGTATTATCGTAAAAATTTTTAAAAACTTATACATTTTTTTATTATTTTTTATATAATCTTCAAATATAAAGAAGAAAAGTAATAATATTAAAATACTTCTATAGATATTCATTTTTTTCCCTTCTAAAATATATCCCCATATACTCTCTACTCATTCTTTTAGCCGAAATTATATTTTTTATTTTTTTTATTTCTATATTTGATGGTATATTTTTTACTATTTCTTCAATCTTATCCTTTAAATCCTTATTGTCATTATTTTTAAAAATAATGCCTATTTTCCCTAAACTATTAATTTCTTTATGAGCTTCTATATCAGATAACACTACAGGTAATTCAAATTGTAAAGCTTCTAGCACAGAATTTGGTATTCCTTCACTTTTAGAAGCTGAAATATAGAAATCACTAGCTTTTAGATGATATTGTACTTCATTCAAATTTTTCTTACCATAATAATATATATTTTTCACTCCTCTTATAAAATCTTCTAATTCTCCTCTTTTATTTCCCTCTCCTATTATTATAAAAATATAATCTTTTAATTCTTCTTTAAATACTTTAGCTAAAAATAATATATTTTTTCTTTCATCAATTGAACTTACAGTTATAAAAATTTTCTTATCTTGAGGTATTTTTAATTTTTCTCTTATCTGTGCTTTACTTTCTAATATATTTTCTAAATTTATTTTTTCTTCCTCTATTCCATTCATAATTGAAATACTTTTTATTCCAGAATGTATTTGATTTAACTTAGAGACTCCTTCTCCACAGCTTATATTTAAATTCATTTTTTTTAAAAAAAACTTATATAAATAACTATAAATAATTCCTTTAAATTTAAATCTAAAATATAAATCAGTTTTAAAATCACAATGAATAGTACTTATTTTATATACATTAGAAATTTTAGAAACTACTATTGTACTTGCTATACAATGAGAATGAACTATTTCTATTTTTTCTTCTTTTATAATTTTTTTTACTTGTTTTAATTTCCCTAATATAATATTTTTATTAGAAATATTTGTTTGATATATTTTTATTGGGAGAGCTTTAAATTCTTCTATTCTCGAATTTTCTTTTTCATCAGATAGAGTCAATATAAAAATTTCAAATTTTGAATAATCGATATTTTTTAAAATCCCAAACACTATATTAACTGGACCACTATTCTCTAAATGTGAAATTATATGCATTACTTTTATTTTTTTCACTAATAATTCTCCTTTAAAACTTTACCATTTCTTCTATCATTTTTTCATAACTACTAACTTTATAATTAAAATCTTTTCTTGTATTTATCAAACTCTTATCAGAATAATAATCTTTATATTCCTCAATCTCTATATCCTTTTTAGCATATTTAGCAAATAACTTTAATAATTCATATTTTGATATTTTCTTATTATTTACAAGATGATATAATCCTGTTAAATTAGTTTCAAAAGAGGCTTCTATTGCCTTTGCTAATTCTAATGTAGTTACTCCAGACCAAAATACATTTGAATATCCTTTTATTTTCCCTTCTTGTTTAGTAAACCATTTAAATAATCCTATTCCATTTTCATTTTCATCTGGTCCCACAATAGAAGTTCTAAATGTTAAAGTTCTATCATTATTTACTTCTCCAATAGCTTTTGATCTTCCATAATAACTATCTGCATCTCTGAAATCATTTTCTACATAATT
Above is a window of Fusobacterium mortiferum ATCC 9817 DNA encoding:
- a CDS encoding EpsG family protein, giving the protein MNIYRSILILLLFFFIFEDYIKNNKKMYKFLKIFTIILLVILIGFRGNIARDDQMYIDLLKQFQYSFDFIKDSRFEILYLFLNGMIKVFTDNYSVLFSIVAGISLYNLYKFIDFFSVSFFYSLSFYYCRWIFLKEFTQIRSALACSFLYLALIELYKKNENKYYFWILIGGMFHKAIFFCFTFPIFLKLINRSLKIKEKVIYIFILIFPIIDFKSYFNIFLSKIGIYQVYLTGRYSDKSTDIVYFYSIIFLVILTLFDKKLKLLFQRKYIFLKKVYIFSCLTGAILYHYGDIAGRLTSFFNVEFLLQDKLLSLFKNRLILKVILALFLIGLYYVNFTLKLEIEYWDYFNKLLN
- a CDS encoding glycosyltransferase family 4 protein, which gives rise to MKKIKVMHIISHLENSGPVNIVFGILKNIDYSKFEIFILTLSDEKENSRIEEFKALPIKIYQTNISNKNIILGKLKQVKKIIKEEKIEIVHSHCIASTIVVSKISNVYKISTIHCDFKTDLYFRFKFKGIIYSYLYKFFLKKMNLNISCGEGVSKLNQIHSGIKSISIMNGIEEEKINLENILESKAQIREKLKIPQDKKIFITVSSIDERKNILFLAKVFKEELKDYIFIIIGEGNKRGELEDFIRGVKNIYYYGKKNLNEVQYHLKASDFYISASKSEGIPNSVLEALQFELPVVLSDIEAHKEINSLGKIGIIFKNNDNKDLKDKIEEIVKNIPSNIEIKKIKNIISAKRMSREYMGIYFRREKNEYL
- a CDS encoding SDR family oxidoreductase; the encoded protein is MDKKILIIGSKGMAGQTIRKYLLSKGYEVYCTFRKGEAEKKEKEFHLDAFDKEELNKILKEVKPNFVINCVGILNQFAEENPDIAIYVNGYFPHYLDRLSKEYNYKLIHITTDCVFSGKKGNYVENDFRDADSYYGRSKAIGEVNNDRTLTFRTSIVGPDENENGIGLFKWFTKQEGKIKGYSNVFWSGVTTLELAKAIEASFETNLTGLYHLVNNKKISKYELLKLFAKYAKKDIEIEEYKDYYSDKSLINTRKDFNYKVSSYEKMIEEMVKF